CGGTCTTCGGCAAGATGCTGGTCAGCCAGCCGATCATGACCCGTGTTCTCGCCGACATGGCGCTGGATGTGGCTGCCGCAACGGCACTTTCCTTCCGGCTGGCGACGGCCTTCGATGCGGCCCGCAACAACCCGGCAGAAGCCGCTTATGCACGGGTGATGACGCCGATCGTGAAATACTGGTGCTGCAAGATCGCGCCGGCGCTCATCTACGAGGCCATGGAATGCCTTGGCGGCAACGGTTACGTGGAAGAGCGGCCGATTGCCCGCCACTACCGCGAAGCGCCTGTTAACGCCATCTGGGAAGGATCCGGCAACGTCATGGCGTTGGATGTGCTGCGGGTTCTCCAGCGCGGCAAGGACCTGTTCGATCTCGTCTTCCAGACGCTGGAACGCGACCTCGGGCCTGCCGGCAAGAAGACCACCGACGTGCTGCGCGCCGCGATCGCCCTTGCCGAACGCGACGAAGGAGCGGCCCGTCTGCTGGTGGAGCAGTTCGCTCTTGCGGCCGCTGCCGCCGAGCTTTGCCGCCTGGGCGCCGGCAAGATCGCCGATGCCTTCCTCGAAACCCGTCTTGCGGGCGGCTGGCGGCACACTTACGGCATGCTCGATTCCCGCTTCGATCCGAACTATATAATCGATCTCCTTTATCCGCCTGCGTCCTGATCGACGTAGACGGATGAAGGTTTACAGTCCCGGCGGGAGGGGTCTCGGATTTGAAAAACAGCAATGGCGTTAGGTGTGTTCCGATCTGTCGTGACACTTTCGCGTGTCGATGCGCGGCAGGGGAAGGCGGCTGCCAATGCTGACCTTCCGTTCCGCCCGCGCCGAGGATGAAGACGCGCTCTACGCCATAAGCCTTGCCACCGGCGATGCCGGGCAGGATGCCACCCCGCTCTACAATGATGGCCGCATGGTCGGGCACATCTATTCCGTGCCCTATCTGCATCTGTGGCCCGATGCCGTTTTTGTGGCCGAGGACGAGCAGGGTGTCTGCGGTTACATTGCCGGTGCGCTCGATACGGCCGTGCACGAAGAGCGGCTGGAGCAGGAATGGTGGCCGCATCTGCGTGCCCTTTACCCCGATCCCGACGGTGACCAGCAGACTTGGGACGCCGACCAGCGCCGGGCGCATTTCATCCACCATCCGCGCCGCACGCCCACCTGGCTTACCGACCCGTTTCCGGCCCATATCCACATGAACCTACTGCCGCGCACCCAGGGCAAGGGTGGCGGCACCCGGCTTCTGTCGCGCTGGCTGGACATGGCAAGACAGAACAACGTCTACGGCATCCATCTTGGCGCCAGCGAACGCAACCATGCCGGCATGCGTTTTTGGGAAACCCGCGGCTTCAAACGCCTGGAGAGCCACGAAACGCCCGGAAGTGTGTGGTTCGGCATGGGGTTGGAGTAGGCCGGCGGATTCCAAGGCGCATGGGCTTGGGATTGTTCACCTTGGAGAACGCTTCATCCACAGGAACCTTCCTCCCATCCGCCCCGCCACATTGTCCATCCCTTCATGCTTTGTTAACTCCTGTAGTCAGGCCTTTAGAACACGGGAAGACAACCATGCTGGCGAGCGCAGAGGCGATTTCAGCCGACGGACCGGAAAAGCGTATCAAGGATCGCGCTGCGACTGAGAAGGCGATCTTCAACGCCGCGCGGTCGCTGCTTGCCGAGGAAGGCTTTCAGGGCTTTGGCATCAATGCGGTTGCCCGTCGCGCCGGTTGCGACAAGCAGCTGATCTATCGTTATTTCGGCGGCCTTGACGGTTTGATCGAGGCGATTGGCGAGGATCTGGGGTCCTGGGTAAAGGATCGTATTCCCGAAGACACCGGCGGCATGTTCCTTCTGACCTACGGCGATCTCATGGAGAAGCTGGCGCTTTATTTCATGGATGCGCTGCGCAGCGACCCGCTCGTCTGCAAGATCATCGCCTGGGAAGTGTCGGACGGATCGCCACAGGTCCGTCAGCTTGCCGAAGCCCGCGCCAAGTCGCTGGGCAAATGGCTGGAGCGCATGCGTGGTTCGCTGGCGGCTCCCAAGGGCGTTGATACCGCCGCTGTTAACGCCGTGCTGTTTGCCGCTATCCAGCACCTCGTCATTTCCGCTGCCACCAGCGGGCAATTCGCCGGTGTACCGCTGAAATCCGAGCGGGACTGGGAAAAGATCACCACGGCCGTCAAAAGGCTGGTGCGCGGCGTTTACGGCTGAACCCGCTGTCGGGGGTGGGGCAAGCGCCGTATTAAAGAAAAACGAGTGATGTTTTCACCGGGCCGGCAACCGCCCGCCGCATCTGCCCGTTCACGCAGATACAGTTTTTCCACATGCCACCCGCCCGCCGTTAACCATAATGGCAGCTTTCATTTGCGTCGTCATAGCTGCGGGTCCAGTGTGAATTAACGAAATGTTAACCATGCGCAATGACTGCGCATAAGGGAGCCGCAAGTGAGCCGCTGGACAGCTTTGGGCGTCATGACGACGTTTTTTGTGATGCTGCCGTTGGATATCGACGC
The Agrobacterium cucumeris DNA segment above includes these coding regions:
- a CDS encoding GNAT family N-acetyltransferase — encoded protein: MLTFRSARAEDEDALYAISLATGDAGQDATPLYNDGRMVGHIYSVPYLHLWPDAVFVAEDEQGVCGYIAGALDTAVHEERLEQEWWPHLRALYPDPDGDQQTWDADQRRAHFIHHPRRTPTWLTDPFPAHIHMNLLPRTQGKGGGTRLLSRWLDMARQNNVYGIHLGASERNHAGMRFWETRGFKRLESHETPGSVWFGMGLE
- a CDS encoding TetR/AcrR family transcriptional regulator, with the translated sequence MLASAEAISADGPEKRIKDRAATEKAIFNAARSLLAEEGFQGFGINAVARRAGCDKQLIYRYFGGLDGLIEAIGEDLGSWVKDRIPEDTGGMFLLTYGDLMEKLALYFMDALRSDPLVCKIIAWEVSDGSPQVRQLAEARAKSLGKWLERMRGSLAAPKGVDTAAVNAVLFAAIQHLVISAATSGQFAGVPLKSERDWEKITTAVKRLVRGVYG